A part of Candidatus Electrothrix aestuarii genomic DNA contains:
- a CDS encoding AAA family ATPase has protein sequence MRRGLTLGKFAPFHRGHQLVMETALAEMDELVVMVYATDVTDVPLQVRAGWIKKLYPTVRIIEAWDGPDGYGNTPEICREQEDYILTKLNGLSITHFYSSEFYGDHVSWALNAVDRRIDEARQTVPISGTKLRADYFAGREHIAPLVYADLITKVCFMGAPSTGKTTLARVLAEQHNTVWMPEYGAEYWLEHQLDRRITLEQFEEIAPEHNRREDKLVLASRNYLFCDTSPMTTYVFAKDYHGCTGPGLTRLAREAEKRYDLFFLCDTDIPYADTWDRSGDQKRKWFQQQIIGDLAERRVPFFRISGPLEERIAQVNTVLQQHRKFGNVLDIRYDEGKAAR, from the coding sequence ATGAGACGCGGCCTGACCCTGGGCAAGTTTGCGCCCTTCCATCGTGGACACCAGCTGGTGATGGAGACCGCTTTGGCCGAGATGGATGAGCTGGTCGTGATGGTCTATGCCACAGATGTAACCGATGTGCCGCTTCAGGTCCGGGCGGGATGGATCAAGAAACTCTACCCGACTGTGCGAATCATTGAGGCCTGGGATGGGCCGGATGGATACGGCAATACCCCGGAAATATGCCGTGAGCAGGAGGACTACATCCTTACAAAGCTCAACGGCCTAAGCATCACCCATTTCTACTCCAGTGAATTCTACGGCGACCATGTAAGCTGGGCCCTCAATGCCGTAGATCGACGGATTGATGAGGCGCGTCAGACCGTGCCGATCAGCGGAACCAAACTCCGTGCCGATTATTTTGCAGGACGGGAACACATCGCCCCGCTCGTCTATGCCGATCTCATCACCAAGGTCTGTTTTATGGGCGCCCCGTCAACGGGCAAAACCACCCTGGCCCGTGTTCTGGCAGAACAGCACAACACCGTATGGATGCCGGAATACGGTGCTGAGTATTGGCTGGAGCATCAGCTTGACCGGCGAATTACCCTGGAGCAGTTCGAGGAGATCGCCCCTGAGCATAATCGTAGGGAAGACAAGCTGGTCCTTGCAAGCCGCAACTACCTCTTCTGCGATACCAGCCCGATGACAACCTATGTTTTTGCAAAAGACTACCACGGTTGCACCGGTCCGGGCCTGACGCGACTGGCAAGAGAAGCAGAAAAGCGCTACGATCTGTTCTTTCTTTGCGATACGGATATTCCCTATGCAGACACCTGGGATCGTAGTGGAGATCAGAAACGGAAATGGTTCCAGCAGCAGATTATCGGTGATCTTGCCGAGCGTCGAGTGCCCTTTTTTCGGATCAGTGGTCCACTTGAGGAACGAATCGCGCAAGTCAACACAGTCCTTCAGCAGCACCGGAAGTTTGGCAATGTGCTGGATATTCGTTATGACGAAGGCAAAGCTGCAAGGTGA
- the pnuC gene encoding nicotinamide riboside transporter PnuC, translating to MNAERYNRVDLIWLLFLTVTGSILSVFLSEGIFDLSIFLSGILCVGLIAIGRREGYLIGLYNSLSYAILAYENGLYGEVYLNLFFFIPTGILGYIMWRQHVTSGKTVSMRQLTWTWRASIAVLCLVATVGLGMILGLNPQQNTPFIDATTNVLSIIATILMMWRYKEQWILYILLNIITIIMWTLRTRAGGDSGDMMVLMWSLFLFNAVFGCWRWHVGAQKTTAHNQARNLGQAI from the coding sequence ATGAACGCAGAGAGATACAACCGAGTTGACCTGATCTGGCTGCTGTTTCTCACCGTTACAGGAAGCATACTGAGTGTTTTTTTATCCGAGGGCATCTTCGACCTGAGCATCTTCCTTTCCGGCATCCTCTGCGTGGGCCTGATCGCCATCGGACGCCGGGAAGGCTACCTTATCGGCCTGTACAACAGCCTGTCCTACGCAATTCTCGCCTATGAAAATGGCCTCTACGGCGAGGTATATCTCAATCTCTTTTTCTTCATCCCGACCGGTATTCTGGGCTATATTATGTGGAGACAACATGTAACCTCAGGAAAGACCGTTAGCATGCGGCAGCTCACCTGGACCTGGCGAGCCTCCATCGCCGTGCTCTGCCTCGTCGCTACAGTGGGCCTGGGAATGATCCTGGGCTTGAATCCACAGCAAAACACCCCGTTCATCGATGCCACCACCAATGTCCTCTCCATCATAGCCACCATCCTCATGATGTGGCGATACAAGGAACAGTGGATCTTATACATCCTGCTCAACATTATCACGATCATCATGTGGACACTCCGCACCAGGGCCGGAGGTGACTCAGGAGACATGATGGTCCTGATGTGGTCACTCTTCCTGTTCAATGCCGTGTTCGGCTGCTGGCGCTGGCATGTGGGGGCACAGAAAACAACAGCGCATAATCAAGCTCGGAATCTCGGGCAAGCAATATGA
- a CDS encoding DUF86 domain-containing protein produces MYDKTLVLDILHQLLEATEKIQQRFEQIETVSDFTDSPFGMERMDSICMQLIAIGESLKNIDKITKRELLVQYPEIDWKGAKGLRDIIAHQYFNVDAEEIFWVCEKHLPPLSETIRQMISDITL; encoded by the coding sequence ATGTATGACAAAACCCTTGTCCTGGATATCCTGCATCAGCTTCTGGAGGCAACGGAAAAGATACAGCAACGTTTCGAGCAAATCGAGACGGTTTCCGATTTTACAGATTCTCCATTCGGCATGGAGCGGATGGATTCAATCTGCATGCAGCTGATAGCAATCGGAGAAAGTTTAAAAAACATCGACAAAATAACCAAGAGAGAGCTTCTCGTGCAATATCCTGAGATTGATTGGAAAGGCGCAAAAGGCTTGAGAGACATCATCGCCCATCAATACTTCAATGTTGATGCCGAGGAGATATTCTGGGTTTGTGAGAAACATCTCCCTCCTCTTAGCGAAACAATCAGGCAGATGATATCTGACATAACACTTTAA
- a CDS encoding nucleotidyltransferase family protein, whose translation MTPSDILTILARYKRENSSKYGINNIGIFGSYSTGQATDKSDIDVVIETAYPDLYTLVHIKEELEALFNKPVDLIRNRKNMNPYLKKRIEKDARYV comes from the coding sequence ATGACTCCCTCGGATATTTTAACTATCTTAGCCCGCTACAAAAGGGAAAATTCCAGCAAATACGGCATTAACAACATCGGCATATTCGGTTCATACTCCACCGGACAGGCAACCGACAAAAGCGATATTGATGTTGTTATTGAAACCGCATATCCTGATCTTTATACCTTGGTGCATATCAAAGAGGAACTTGAGGCGCTCTTTAACAAGCCTGTCGATCTTATCCGCAACAGAAAGAACATGAATCCATACCTCAAGAAACGCATTGAAAAGGATGCCCGGTATGTATGA
- a CDS encoding class II aldolase/adducin family protein — protein sequence MNSFITNAHKTAQHDLVLCGSGNLSCRKDEHHMLISTSGSWLSDLTEEQIAICRIEDGVCINDKNPSIELGFHQAVLKQRRDVNTVLHFQSPYATALACSKDIESAKDLPLIPELPYYIGPVATVPYMTPGSDALAQAVASALQEHDLVLLQNHGQVTVGKDYKEILQRAIFFEFAAAIYFRTNQQPVSINEQGINFLHQARREGFPQESN from the coding sequence ATGAACTCCTTCATCACCAACGCCCACAAAACAGCCCAACACGACTTAGTCCTCTGCGGCAGCGGCAACCTCTCCTGCCGCAAGGACGAGCACCACATGCTGATCTCCACAAGCGGCTCCTGGCTCTCGGATCTCACTGAGGAGCAGATAGCAATCTGCCGCATCGAAGACGGCGTCTGTATCAACGACAAGAACCCCTCCATCGAACTCGGTTTTCACCAAGCTGTCCTCAAGCAACGCCGGGATGTCAATACTGTCCTCCATTTCCAATCTCCATACGCCACCGCCCTGGCATGCAGCAAGGACATAGAATCTGCCAAGGATCTCCCCCTGATCCCCGAACTCCCCTACTACATCGGCCCGGTAGCAACAGTCCCCTATATGACGCCCGGTTCAGACGCCCTGGCCCAGGCTGTGGCCTCAGCCCTGCAAGAGCATGACCTGGTGCTCCTTCAAAATCACGGTCAGGTGACTGTGGGCAAAGATTACAAGGAGATCCTCCAACGGGCGATCTTTTTTGAATTTGCCGCTGCCATCTATTTTCGCACCAACCAACAGCCTGTTTCCATCAATGAACAGGGGATCAATTTCCTCCATCAGGCCAGACGAGAAGGTTTCCCTCAGGAATCAAACTGA
- a CDS encoding AAA family ATPase, with amino-acid sequence MSDAVKQEFFRWVRSLNPESLDNTQIKLLNLLILHFDIIKPLGTAAGKRAKKICQLIQENHINLSESIPDLVENKSILQERADRIIELVIGPFRGFANKEKFNLDNKYAFIYGPNGSGKSSFCEGLEYALLGDIEEANSKRLKLQDYICNTEKKRADPPEAYTIRNNEKKRIPQDQALYRFSFIEKNRIDRFARLAAASPGKQKDRIATLFGLDSFSDFVDDFTDNFQNYIPIDPIKRKAFEDEQRDHIIDANRQVQIENDLKELESKIKTLAEELNQPEVTSLEDAESFLIGPDGISGKINQLLEDKAEQIPNDIDITLLDRLLPSVSKAQNLLVELKNDIAALHSNSSKINFKDLYSALTAISTSSDGTLSLCPACKTPLSQVEVNPFTNARYELTKLEDLAKLQARIPSNSRSLSGMVKEIRNLLQTIKNDAKNAYLQEQPFPVLTEFEYTDIEAIPLWSQKLQQELESFSQAQQLVKTTKAAIQKYNSELEKKRTKRLAIDNEITKYQKFNNRRADLTSGRKHLFDERAKVDAKITLFKECNSEKFAQVEAEKKAIEVNKQFLESYKTIISNLKEYRNQLPHELSSGLAERVKEYYNIINAHDPEFEKLKSLYLPKNAGEKINLTFVGENTTKDALHVLSEGHIKVLGLSVLLAKNVYEKSGFIVFDDIVNAIDDDHRSGIADLLISHPDFSNRQQIITCHGEQFINKLEHKLGASRVSKEVNRYQFYPVDSITERGVMPSIGDAKHYLVQAREQFDRNSLKDAATKCRQAVESLSETLWKKLGREKNINLSVKMRAPGAKPDLYSIVGSLTKELKCIDQESVSFKAFLELKEKYPWSILNKGVHEQSDLPEFERTDIQSVMQLIETLEKEILSMKFETVVSMKQ; translated from the coding sequence ATGAGTGACGCAGTAAAACAAGAGTTTTTTCGTTGGGTGCGTAGCCTTAACCCAGAATCTCTTGATAACACACAAATCAAACTGCTCAACCTCCTCATTTTACACTTTGATATAATTAAACCTTTGGGAACTGCTGCGGGGAAAAGAGCAAAAAAAATATGTCAACTCATTCAAGAAAACCATATAAATTTATCAGAATCAATTCCTGATTTAGTTGAAAACAAAAGTATACTACAGGAGCGTGCTGATCGTATTATCGAGCTAGTGATCGGGCCTTTTCGTGGCTTCGCCAATAAAGAAAAGTTCAATCTTGACAACAAGTACGCGTTTATATATGGCCCAAACGGTTCTGGAAAATCAAGTTTCTGTGAAGGCTTAGAATATGCTCTTCTTGGCGATATTGAAGAAGCCAATTCGAAACGTCTCAAGTTGCAGGATTATATCTGTAACACGGAGAAAAAACGGGCGGATCCGCCAGAAGCTTATACCATACGAAACAACGAAAAAAAAAGGATCCCGCAAGATCAGGCGTTGTATCGCTTCTCTTTTATCGAAAAAAATAGGATTGATCGATTTGCCAGGCTTGCTGCTGCCTCACCCGGCAAGCAAAAAGACCGAATTGCAACTCTTTTTGGCCTAGATTCCTTTAGCGATTTTGTTGATGATTTTACAGATAATTTTCAGAATTACATCCCCATTGATCCAATCAAAAGAAAAGCTTTTGAAGATGAGCAAAGAGATCACATAATAGATGCTAATCGACAGGTACAAATCGAAAACGACCTGAAGGAGCTTGAGAGTAAAATTAAAACGTTGGCTGAAGAACTCAATCAACCTGAGGTCACTTCATTAGAAGATGCAGAGTCTTTTTTAATCGGCCCAGATGGAATTTCTGGAAAGATTAATCAATTACTGGAAGATAAAGCCGAGCAAATACCAAATGATATAGACATCACCTTGCTTGATCGACTGTTACCCAGCGTATCAAAGGCGCAAAACTTACTCGTCGAATTAAAAAATGATATTGCTGCTCTCCACAGCAACTCCTCAAAAATTAATTTCAAGGATCTTTACTCCGCGTTAACAGCTATCTCTACCTCATCTGACGGCACGCTCTCTCTATGTCCAGCTTGCAAAACACCTCTCTCCCAAGTAGAGGTAAATCCTTTTACCAATGCACGTTATGAGCTGACAAAACTGGAAGATCTAGCCAAATTACAAGCCCGTATCCCATCAAATTCCCGTTCACTATCTGGTATGGTAAAAGAAATCAGAAACCTGCTTCAAACCATAAAAAACGACGCTAAAAATGCGTATCTACAAGAACAACCTTTTCCTGTGTTAACAGAATTTGAGTACACAGATATTGAGGCTATTCCATTATGGTCTCAAAAGTTGCAACAGGAGTTGGAATCATTTTCTCAAGCGCAACAGCTCGTCAAGACGACAAAAGCTGCTATACAAAAATATAATAGTGAGTTAGAGAAAAAGAGAACTAAGCGATTAGCTATTGATAACGAAATTACTAAGTATCAGAAATTCAATAACCGTCGCGCTGACCTGACGAGCGGCAGGAAACATCTCTTTGATGAAAGAGCAAAGGTCGACGCCAAAATTACACTCTTTAAAGAGTGCAATTCCGAAAAATTTGCACAAGTCGAAGCAGAAAAAAAAGCTATAGAAGTTAACAAGCAATTTCTTGAATCATACAAAACTATAATCTCCAACCTCAAAGAATACCGTAATCAATTACCACACGAACTTTCATCAGGTCTAGCCGAACGAGTCAAAGAATACTACAACATCATCAACGCACATGACCCGGAATTTGAGAAATTAAAATCTCTTTACTTGCCTAAAAATGCTGGAGAAAAAATCAATCTAACCTTTGTGGGAGAAAATACAACAAAAGATGCTCTCCATGTCCTAAGTGAAGGCCACATCAAAGTTCTTGGCCTTTCTGTTTTATTGGCAAAAAATGTTTATGAGAAATCAGGATTTATTGTTTTTGACGACATCGTCAATGCAATTGACGATGACCATCGGAGTGGAATAGCCGACCTTCTAATAAGTCACCCAGACTTTAGTAATAGACAACAGATCATTACATGCCACGGTGAGCAATTCATCAATAAACTTGAGCACAAACTCGGAGCATCCAGAGTCTCCAAAGAGGTAAATCGTTACCAATTTTATCCTGTGGACTCAATTACAGAAAGAGGCGTCATGCCTTCAATTGGAGATGCCAAACATTATCTCGTGCAGGCTAGAGAACAATTTGACAGAAATTCTCTCAAAGATGCGGCAACCAAATGCCGTCAAGCTGTTGAAAGTCTTTCCGAGACTCTTTGGAAAAAACTAGGGAGAGAAAAAAACATTAACCTCTCGGTAAAAATGCGCGCACCTGGAGCTAAACCAGACTTATATAGTATTGTAGGATCTCTGACAAAAGAGCTAAAATGCATTGACCAGGAGTCAGTAAGTTTCAAGGCTTTTTTAGAACTCAAAGAAAAATATCCTTGGAGTATTCTCAATAAAGGAGTTCACGAACAAAGTGACCTGCCAGAGTTCGAGAGAACAGATATACAGTCGGTAATGCAGTTGATTGAAACTCTGGAAAAAGAAATATTGAGCATGAAATTTGAAACAGTGGTGTCCATGAAACAATGA
- a CDS encoding AAA family ATPase codes for MRILRLRLQNLNSLTGKWELDFTHPAFISDGIFAITGPTGAGKTTILDAICLALYGRTPRLDRVTKGGNEIMSRQCGECSAEVEFATVKGTFRCSWYQHRGRKQADGALQPPKRELSEAKEDGKILTTKANEVAQQVEEYTGMDFDRFTRSMLLAQGGFAAFLQASQDERAPILEQITGSAIYSEISKRVHARFTAERSAQEKLEEKTASMPLLTTAQAAEIQQNLNKEQEEETRLNKAVEDKEAALNWLNRMNTLRKELEQITKERESLVQEEQAFAEDAARLKAAQQALVLDGDYGQLVSTRKQQAEESIALDTLQQRLPAQEKSLAQAEERLATSKEFLEQSKKNREQGHAKIKQVRELDLHIREKEQVIRKAQATGHDLQQQNAAEQKQSHNLEKELGLAQACQAQSRSYLDSHQVDEQLVSDLAGIRKTLERLKEVADKQATLTPALDKAEQLVIQAAQNWQDKVQACAATEKELATLSQQRQEVKQETDTRLQGRQQEELRQEQLRLAEQRNILGHLLETLHKKESVEQELGKLRLRQEELAETMKQQDEQLKQLRLQRDQTQQEVDIRRTVVEQAKRIRDLEEERAHLQKDTACPLCGSLEHPYAQGNLPPLNEYEKNLHTALAAEKQAEQHLNTAEIQAARLIQDEQNLGERIKEKQDTVLEAEEIIAGLCREFAQLGQEPEAGPHDDLRGEKTSALTARLTRLKERLTSIQQQLEALDQLERKLARLSKALETQQAKVNQAMQEQERSVHAKEQVEQERQRLGLEQESTAKELEEIRALALTELAVYGITELRLPTLPQLLTDLTRRKEGWQHQQKAFNAAGEEMSTLQSKLRELQAGISARAAQLAHIEQEITEANQQGQALAQKRFHLFGEKKPDAEERKLATALRQAEERMEQERKEHTHLLRECELTRTGIKERKESISIRNEVLAQLENTFFQRLQENDYADEATWLAARLPEEVQRDLQQKTEALSRNKTRLEERLQDRQTRLQEEEQLQLTEASPEELSKEYTELVTARKQATERIGSLNQQLLADKEQRARQQDLLANLEAQKKECLRWKELHDLIGSADGKKYRNFAQGLTFELMVSRANEQLARMSDRYLLVRDQAQPLELNVIDSWQAGEIRSTKNLSGGESFVVSLALALGLSEMVGGNVRVDSLFLDEGFGALDEEALETALETLAGLRRDGKLIGVISHVGALKERIACQLEVVPGTGGQSVVRGAGVRRVE; via the coding sequence ATGCGCATTCTCCGCCTTCGTCTCCAGAACCTCAATTCCCTGACCGGCAAATGGGAACTGGATTTCACTCACCCTGCTTTTATTAGCGACGGAATATTCGCTATCACCGGCCCCACCGGTGCTGGCAAGACCACCATCCTGGATGCCATCTGCCTGGCTCTGTACGGGCGCACCCCCCGCCTGGATCGGGTGACCAAGGGCGGCAATGAAATCATGTCCCGGCAATGCGGCGAATGCTCTGCCGAGGTGGAATTCGCCACTGTCAAAGGTACCTTTCGCTGCTCCTGGTACCAACACAGGGGCCGCAAACAGGCGGACGGAGCCCTTCAGCCCCCAAAACGGGAGCTTTCCGAGGCAAAAGAGGACGGAAAAATTCTGACCACCAAGGCCAACGAGGTTGCCCAGCAGGTGGAAGAATACACAGGCATGGATTTTGACCGCTTCACCCGCTCCATGCTCCTGGCCCAGGGTGGTTTTGCCGCCTTTCTCCAGGCCAGTCAGGATGAACGTGCCCCGATTCTGGAGCAGATCACCGGCAGTGCAATCTACAGCGAAATCTCCAAACGGGTCCATGCCCGCTTTACCGCAGAACGGAGTGCCCAGGAAAAGCTGGAAGAAAAGACCGCCTCCATGCCGCTCCTCACTACTGCTCAGGCGGCTGAGATCCAGCAGAACCTGAACAAGGAGCAGGAAGAAGAGACCCGCCTCAATAAAGCGGTGGAAGACAAGGAGGCAGCCCTGAACTGGCTCAACAGGATGAACACCCTGCGTAAAGAACTGGAGCAGATCACAAAGGAACGGGAAAGTCTGGTCCAGGAGGAACAGGCCTTTGCCGAAGATGCAGCCCGCCTCAAGGCAGCCCAGCAGGCCTTAGTTCTGGACGGGGATTATGGTCAACTCGTTTCCACCCGTAAGCAACAGGCAGAGGAGAGCATAGCGCTTGACACCTTACAACAGCGCTTACCAGCCCAGGAAAAATCCCTTGCCCAGGCAGAGGAGCGTTTGGCGACCAGCAAAGAGTTCCTGGAGCAAAGCAAGAAAAACAGGGAGCAAGGTCATGCCAAGATAAAGCAGGTGCGCGAGCTGGACCTCCATATCCGAGAGAAGGAGCAGGTCATCCGTAAGGCACAGGCCACTGGCCATGATCTCCAGCAACAAAACGCAGCGGAGCAAAAACAAAGCCACAACCTGGAAAAAGAGCTTGGCCTTGCCCAGGCCTGTCAGGCGCAGAGCCGCTCCTACCTGGACAGCCATCAGGTTGATGAACAACTGGTCAGTGATCTGGCAGGTATCCGTAAGACCCTTGAGCGTCTCAAAGAAGTTGCAGATAAACAGGCTACCCTCACCCCTGCCCTCGACAAGGCGGAGCAGCTGGTTATCCAGGCCGCCCAGAATTGGCAGGACAAGGTGCAGGCCTGCGCCGCAACGGAAAAGGAACTCGCCACCCTTTCTCAACAACGGCAGGAGGTTAAGCAAGAGACCGATACCCGCCTGCAAGGGCGGCAACAGGAAGAGCTGCGCCAGGAGCAGCTGCGCCTTGCCGAGCAACGCAACATCCTGGGCCACCTCTTAGAAACCCTGCATAAAAAAGAAAGCGTAGAACAGGAGCTGGGAAAACTTCGTCTTCGTCAGGAAGAGCTGGCTGAGACAATGAAACAGCAGGATGAACAGCTCAAGCAATTGCGCCTGCAACGGGATCAGACTCAGCAGGAGGTGGACATCCGGCGAACCGTGGTTGAGCAGGCCAAGCGAATCCGCGATCTGGAGGAAGAACGTGCCCATCTCCAGAAGGATACCGCCTGCCCCCTGTGCGGCTCCCTTGAGCACCCGTATGCCCAAGGCAATCTCCCGCCACTCAATGAATATGAAAAGAATCTGCACACGGCTCTGGCAGCTGAAAAGCAGGCAGAACAACATCTCAACACAGCAGAAATCCAGGCAGCCCGCCTTATCCAGGATGAACAAAACCTTGGCGAGCGCATCAAAGAAAAGCAGGACACCGTCCTGGAGGCCGAGGAGATCATCGCCGGGCTCTGTCGTGAGTTTGCCCAACTGGGGCAGGAGCCTGAGGCCGGTCCACATGATGACCTTCGTGGCGAAAAAACCTCTGCATTGACTGCTCGCCTTACTCGACTGAAAGAACGCCTGACCAGTATTCAGCAGCAGCTGGAGGCCCTGGATCAGCTGGAGAGAAAACTGGCCCGACTCAGCAAGGCTCTGGAAACCCAACAGGCCAAGGTCAATCAGGCCATGCAGGAACAAGAGCGAAGTGTTCATGCCAAGGAGCAGGTAGAGCAGGAGCGACAGCGCCTGGGCCTGGAGCAAGAGAGCACCGCGAAGGAACTGGAGGAGATCCGCGCCCTGGCCCTGACAGAGCTGGCAGTATACGGGATAACAGAACTTCGCCTTCCCACCCTGCCCCAGCTTCTCACCGACCTGACTCGCCGCAAGGAAGGCTGGCAGCACCAGCAAAAGGCCTTCAATGCCGCAGGCGAGGAGATGAGCACCCTCCAGAGTAAGCTTCGAGAGCTACAAGCTGGCATAAGCGCCCGGGCAGCGCAGCTGGCACATATTGAGCAGGAAATAACCGAGGCCAATCAGCAAGGGCAGGCCCTGGCCCAGAAACGCTTCCATCTCTTTGGCGAAAAGAAACCTGATGCGGAAGAGCGCAAGCTGGCAACGGCGCTCAGGCAGGCAGAGGAGAGGATGGAGCAGGAGCGAAAAGAACATACCCATTTACTCAGGGAATGCGAGCTGACCAGGACCGGTATCAAGGAAAGAAAAGAGTCTATCAGCATAAGAAATGAGGTGCTGGCCCAGCTGGAGAATACTTTCTTTCAACGACTTCAGGAAAATGATTATGCTGACGAGGCGACCTGGCTTGCTGCTCGCCTGCCTGAGGAGGTGCAACGCGACCTCCAGCAGAAGACTGAGGCCTTGTCCAGGAATAAAACCCGCCTTGAGGAACGGCTGCAGGACAGGCAGACCCGCCTTCAGGAAGAGGAGCAGCTCCAACTCACAGAGGCATCTCCTGAAGAGCTGAGCAAAGAGTATACGGAGCTGGTCACTGCCCGCAAGCAGGCAACAGAGCGGATCGGCTCCCTGAATCAACAATTGCTGGCCGATAAGGAGCAGCGCGCCCGGCAGCAGGATCTATTGGCAAACCTGGAGGCCCAGAAAAAGGAATGCCTGCGCTGGAAGGAGTTGCACGACCTGATCGGCTCGGCAGACGGCAAGAAATACCGTAACTTTGCCCAGGGCCTGACCTTTGAGCTCATGGTCTCCCGCGCCAACGAGCAACTGGCCCGGATGAGTGACCGCTACCTGCTGGTCCGGGATCAGGCCCAGCCCCTGGAGCTCAACGTGATCGACTCCTGGCAGGCCGGTGAGATCCGCTCCACCAAGAACCTGTCCGGTGGCGAGAGCTTTGTGGTCAGCCTGGCCCTGGCCCTGGGGCTGTCCGAAATGGTGGGCGGCAATGTGCGGGTGGATTCGCTCTTTCTTGATGAGGGCTTTGGTGCCCTGGATGAGGAAGCCCTGGAGACCGCCCTGGAAACCCTGGCCGGGCTCCGCCGGGATGGCAAGCTGATCGGGGTGATCTCCCATGTTGGGGCACTTAAGGAGCGGATCGCCTGTCAGCTGGAGGTGGTTCCGGGGACTGGAGGGCAGAGTGTTGTGCGGGGGGCCGGGGTGAGGCGGGTGGAGTGA
- a CDS encoding transposase, with protein MNHEYILGIDVAKAKLDMSLRLPNGKFRSKVVSNTPEGFKSLSEWLRKQGADSVHACMEATGIYHESVAEFLADTGHTVSVVNPARIKAFGTASMSRTKTDKKDARLIAQFCAEKRPSTWEPPSEMLRELRALVARRDALEVMRTQERNRKHVARAAILEGIEKHLEYLEDEIEHIDSEIKRKIDDDPDLKKQRKLLDGIPGLGPKTIPVLLSFFGGVLRFDNARQAAAYAGLDPKQHQSGTSIRLKTRLSKMGHVLLRKALYMPAMVAVNRTGWGRAFKARLSANGKAPKVIICAMMRKLVHVAFGVLRSGEPFNAALHNAA; from the coding sequence ATGAATCACGAATACATACTCGGTATTGATGTCGCGAAAGCTAAACTGGATATGTCTCTTCGTCTTCCGAACGGAAAATTCAGAAGTAAAGTTGTATCCAACACGCCGGAAGGTTTTAAAAGCCTGTCCGAATGGTTACGGAAACAAGGCGCGGACAGTGTCCATGCCTGCATGGAAGCTACCGGAATTTACCATGAATCCGTTGCGGAATTCCTCGCGGACACCGGTCACACTGTGAGCGTCGTCAATCCGGCGCGGATTAAAGCCTTCGGCACCGCGTCCATGAGCCGGACAAAAACCGATAAAAAAGACGCCCGGCTGATCGCACAGTTCTGCGCGGAAAAACGACCGTCCACATGGGAGCCTCCCTCAGAGATGCTCCGGGAACTCCGTGCTCTTGTCGCCCGCCGCGATGCACTTGAAGTCATGAGGACACAGGAACGCAACCGGAAGCATGTCGCTCGCGCGGCTATTCTCGAAGGTATTGAAAAACACCTCGAATACCTTGAGGATGAGATCGAACATATCGACTCGGAAATAAAACGGAAAATCGACGATGATCCCGATCTGAAAAAGCAACGGAAGCTCCTCGACGGTATTCCCGGCCTCGGTCCGAAAACAATACCGGTCCTGCTTTCATTTTTCGGCGGCGTACTCCGTTTCGACAATGCCCGGCAGGCGGCCGCCTACGCCGGACTTGATCCGAAACAGCATCAGTCTGGAACCAGTATCCGTCTGAAAACACGGCTTTCGAAAATGGGCCATGTCCTGCTCCGCAAGGCACTTTATATGCCCGCGATGGTCGCCGTCAACAGAACCGGATGGGGCCGTGCGTTTAAAGCCCGGCTCTCCGCGAACGGAAAGGCTCCGAAAGTCATCATTTGCGCCATGATGCGCAAGCTCGTGCATGTAGCCTTCGGCGTTCTGCGATCGGGAGAACCGTTCAATGCCGCGCTGCATAACGCGGCCTAA